The DNA region CCGAGTTCGCCGCGCAGCAAGTCCTGGAGCAGTTCGGGCGCCAGGGTCGCCGGCAGAATCTCTTTGTCCGCAGTGCCGGGGCGGAAATGCCGGGAAAGCTCCGGCGCCCCGATGTGGCCGATCATGATGGACTGCACGCCGTGGCCGATCATCTCCCGGTACACGTGCCCGTACGTCCGGTTCCACTCCTCGTAGCCGAGGGTGTTGTAGGACGTCACAACGTGCTGGTCACGCTCATCTATTCCGTCGCCTGGGAAGTGCTTGATGGCGCAGACCGTCGGCGATTCGCTGATGCCGTCGAAGTATTCCTTGGCCCGCTCCACCACAATCTCAGGGGTGTTGCCGAAGGACCGGGTGGAGATGACCGTGTTCCGCCAGTTGTAGTGGATGTCCACAATTGGGGCGAACGCCCAGTTGCAGCCAAGGGCCGCCGTCTCCACCCCGGCCACTTGCCCCATTTGCCTCGCGATGGACTTGTCCGGGTGCGAGCCCGCCTGCAGGTGCGTGCACACGAAGGTTCCGTCGTCGCAGCTTCCGGCCCCGCCCATTTCCGGGTTGGACGCTATCAGCAGCGGCACCCGGGTTTTCGACTGGGCATACCGGATGTGTTCCTGCACCGCGGCCGACGGGCCTGGACGGTAACGCATTCCCCCGACGTGGTAGTTCTCGAGGACGCCGTCAAGGTACTCCGGCGAGTAGTCGTTGTTGTGGTTGATGAACAGCTGCCCGATCTTTTCCTCGAGTGTCATCGCATCAATAGTGGAATCTATCCAGACGATAGCGTCGTCGTCGAGGTTGAACGGCGCCGCCTTGAGGTCGACGTCGAACTGGCGCAGGGGGGTGCCTACGGTTCCGGTCGGCGGGGCAAGCGGTGCCGGCGGGGCAAGCGGGGCTGGCGGGGCGACGCCGCCAGCGAGTGCGGCGGAAATGCCGGCGAGTGCCGCCGTCACCACGGCGTCAACCGGTTCTGCGACGTCCACCACCACGCCTGCCTCGTCCGCTTGGAGTGGTTCCAGGGTTGCCAGCTGTGACTCCAGCAATGCGGGCGGCATGAAATGCCCGGAGCGCCCCTCAATTCGCGCTGCGAGAACGTCCTTGCTGCCATGCAGGTGGAGGAACACGGTGTCCGGGGCCTGGGCCCGGATGGCGTCACGGTAGCTGCGGCGCAGGGCCGAGCAGGCCAGGACCAGTCCCCTGTTACCGGCCGCGGCGAGTTCAGCGCCCACCGTGGCAAGCCACGGCCAGCGGTCCTCATCCGTCAGTGGAGTGCCGGCTGCCATCTTGGCGACATTCTCCACGGGGTGGAGGGAGTCGCCGTCGAGGAAGGGCACGCCCAGTTGGCGGGCGACGAGGTCGCCGATGGTGGTTTTGCCGCAGCCGGAAACACCCATGACAACGATGCGGCGGGAAGCAGGTACTGCATTCGAGGACACTGGTTCATCGGTGGTCACCAGTCGTGCACCGTTCCGTCCACAAGCCGGTTGTAGGGCAGGTAGGCCTGCTGGTACGGGTACGTCGCGGCGGCTTCCTCGTTGAATTCGACGCCGATGCCGGGCTTGTCGCCCGGGTGCAGGTATCCGTCCACAAACGTCATGGACTGCTCGAAGACCGTGTTCGTGGCGTCGGAGTGCTGCATGTATTCCTGAATGCCGTAGTTGTGGATGGCCAGGCCAACGTGCAGCTGGGCGGCGAACCCCACCGGGGAGATGTCGGTGGGGCCATGGAAGCCGGACTTGATCTGGTACTGCGCGGCGAAGTCCATGACCTTCTTCAACGGGGAGATGCCGCCGAAGTGCGTGGACGCTGCCCGGACATAGTCGATCAACTGTTCCTTGATCAGCGTCTGGAAGTCGAACACGGTGTTGAAGATTTCGCCGATGGCCAGCGGAGTGGTGGTGTGCTGGCGGACCAGGCGAAGCCCCTCCTGGTTCTCGGCCGGCGTGCAGTCCTCAAGCCAGAACAGGTCATAAGGCTCAAGCGCCTTGCCCAGTTTGGCCGCCTGGATCGGAGTCATCCGGTGGTGGCCGTCATGCAGCAGGGGCAGTTCCGGGCCGAACTCGTTCCGGACCGCCTCGAACACCGAAGGCAGGTGGCGCAGGTACGCACGGGTATCCCAGTCCTCCTCCACGGGGAACGCGCCGCGGCCGGCGGGCTCGTAGTCGTAACGCTCGCCCGAGGCCTGCGCCTGGGCAGCGACGCCGTACAAGGCCTTGATGCCGGGCACGGCGGTCTGGATCCGGACCGACTTGTAGCCGAGTTCCAGATGCTCCCGGACGGAATCAAACAATGCCGGAATGTCCGCGCCCGAGGCGTGACCGTAGGCCCGCAGGCCGTTGCGGGAAGCGCCGCCCAGCAACTGGTACACAGGCATGCCGGCCATCTTGCCCTTAATGTCCCACAGGGCCATGTCCACGGCCGCGATGGCGGCCATCGTCACCGGACCGCGGCGCCAGTAGGCACTCCGATAGAGGAACTGCCAGGTGTCCTCGATCCGGTGCGGATCCTTACCGATGAGCAGCTGCGCCACGTGCTCCTTCAGATACGCCGCCACCGCCAGCTCCCTGCCGTTCAGGGTGGCATCACCGATGCCGGTCACGCCGTCTTCCGTGGTGATCCTCAGGGTCACGAAGTTGCGGGACGGGCTTGTCACGAAGACTTCCGCGGCAATAATTTTCACAGCTATTCCTTTCGAACGGGGCTGGGTCGAGGCTGGTCAGGGAACTTAGTTGGAGTTGGCAGCGATTGGCTTGGCGGCCGGCGAAGCGTCGGCGGCGCTGGACGCTTCGCTTCCGGGAGCACCGTTTTGGGTGTTCTCTCCGTCCACGCGGCGGGCCCGGATCTCGGTGAGGATCTCGGCGTGCATGGCATCCGTCAGCTTGTATTTGGACATGACCAGGACGGCCAGGATGGTGAGCACGGCCGGGATGGCGCCGGCGGCGAGCTGGATACCGAACACGGCGTCCGCCGTCTGCACGGCACCGGACTTGTACCCGCCCAGAGCCAGGGCGTACGCGGCAAGGGCACCGCCCACGGCCTGCCCGGTCTTGCGGGTGAACGAGAAGAGCGCGTACGTGATTCCTTCGGTGCGGATGCCCGTCCTCCATTCGCCGTATTCCACGGTGTCCGCTTCCAGGGCCCACACTACGATGTTCACAGCGAGGACGCCCACGAGGCTGATCACGAGGCCGGAGAATCCGATCCAGACCTGGCTGGCAGGGGTGAAGAAGATGATGGCGCCACCGATGACGGTGAGCAGCGACGAGTAGATGTA from Arthrobacter pascens includes:
- a CDS encoding gluconokinase, GntK/IdnK-type, whose translation is MGVSGCGKTTIGDLVARQLGVPFLDGDSLHPVENVAKMAAGTPLTDEDRWPWLATVGAELAAAGNRGLVLACSALRRSYRDAIRAQAPDTVFLHLHGSKDVLAARIEGRSGHFMPPALLESQLATLEPLQADEAGVVVDVAEPVDAVVTAALAGISAALAGGVAPPAPLAPPAPLAPPTGTVGTPLRQFDVDLKAAPFNLDDDAIVWIDSTIDAMTLEEKIGQLFINHNNDYSPEYLDGVLENYHVGGMRYRPGPSAAVQEHIRYAQSKTRVPLLIASNPEMGGAGSCDDGTFVCTHLQAGSHPDKSIARQMGQVAGVETAALGCNWAFAPIVDIHYNWRNTVISTRSFGNTPEIVVERAKEYFDGISESPTVCAIKHFPGDGIDERDQHVVTSYNTLGYEEWNRTYGHVYREMIGHGVQSIMIGHIGAPELSRHFRPGTADKEILPATLAPELLQDLLRGELGFNGLILTDASQMIGLTQAMKRKDLVPATIAAGCDMFLFFRNPAEDFQYMMEGYKTGVISEQRLQDALRRILALKASLGLHATAREELVPPVEALGVIGSEAHRAVAAEIADKTVTLVKDTANSLPITPETHKRIRLYGISAGPDFTRADPLAYLDTVKDELEKAGFEVHLFRTAEQREAAGEAGVNFMSIISEEATGDYAEKYDAAFVFANVKGFAQEAAIRIKWSSPMAAEIPWYVTEVPTVFVSLNQPNHLIDVPMVRTVIHAHAGSREAIRATIEKIQGKSGFQGTFNDNVFCDSFDTRL
- the manD gene encoding D-mannonate dehydratase ManD — translated: MKIIAAEVFVTSPSRNFVTLRITTEDGVTGIGDATLNGRELAVAAYLKEHVAQLLIGKDPHRIEDTWQFLYRSAYWRRGPVTMAAIAAVDMALWDIKGKMAGMPVYQLLGGASRNGLRAYGHASGADIPALFDSVREHLELGYKSVRIQTAVPGIKALYGVAAQAQASGERYDYEPAGRGAFPVEEDWDTRAYLRHLPSVFEAVRNEFGPELPLLHDGHHRMTPIQAAKLGKALEPYDLFWLEDCTPAENQEGLRLVRQHTTTPLAIGEIFNTVFDFQTLIKEQLIDYVRAASTHFGGISPLKKVMDFAAQYQIKSGFHGPTDISPVGFAAQLHVGLAIHNYGIQEYMQHSDATNTVFEQSMTFVDGYLHPGDKPGIGVEFNEEAAATYPYQQAYLPYNRLVDGTVHDW